Proteins encoded within one genomic window of Vicinamibacterales bacterium:
- a CDS encoding sigma-70 family RNA polymerase sigma factor: MDYERLLVDNLPLVDGVVHTIARRYRLSADEADDLSSSVRLKLLENDYEVLRRFEGRSQLRTYLITVVQRMFLDERNARWGKWRPSAQASRLGPIAMLLDQLTTRDNLTFDEAVESIAARYGDAVSRAQLEGMLAQLPARCGRRFVGDAALEDMAAPAAGPDAVLDGIDRERSGDRIERALSAVIAPLGDEDKVILRLRFCQNMKLARIAELLALAPKPFYRRVDDLMRMLRKALQAQGVSERDIASLVDNPTVGIEDMLGAAGTEKTVERPSVP; the protein is encoded by the coding sequence GTGGATTACGAACGGCTCCTGGTCGACAACCTGCCGCTCGTGGACGGCGTCGTTCACACGATTGCCCGGCGCTACCGGCTCTCGGCCGACGAGGCAGACGACCTGTCGTCCTCCGTGCGGCTGAAGCTGCTCGAGAACGACTACGAGGTGCTGCGCAGGTTCGAAGGGCGCAGCCAGCTGCGCACCTACCTGATTACCGTGGTGCAGCGCATGTTCCTGGACGAGCGCAACGCGCGGTGGGGCAAATGGCGGCCGTCCGCCCAGGCGAGCCGCCTCGGCCCGATCGCGATGCTGCTCGACCAGCTGACCACGCGCGACAACCTGACGTTCGACGAGGCGGTGGAATCGATCGCGGCGCGCTACGGCGACGCCGTCTCGCGCGCGCAGCTCGAGGGGATGCTGGCGCAGCTTCCGGCGCGCTGCGGTCGGCGGTTCGTCGGCGACGCCGCGCTGGAAGACATGGCGGCGCCTGCCGCGGGCCCGGACGCCGTCCTCGACGGAATCGATCGCGAGCGGTCGGGCGATCGCATCGAGCGCGCGTTGTCGGCCGTGATCGCGCCGCTCGGGGACGAAGACAAGGTGATCCTGAGACTCCGCTTCTGCCAGAACATGAAGCTGGCGCGGATCGCGGAGCTGCTGGCGCTGGCGCCGAAGCCCTTCTACAGACGGGTCGACGACCTGATGCGGATGCTGCGTAAAGCGCTGCAGGCGCAGGGCGTAAGCGAACGGGACATCGCCTCGCTGGTCGACAATCCCACGGTCGGGATTGAAGATATGCTCGGCGCCGCCGGGACGGAAAAAACGGTGGAGCGTCCGTCCGTACCATGA